The following DNA comes from Populus trichocarpa isolate Nisqually-1 chromosome 19, P.trichocarpa_v4.1, whole genome shotgun sequence.
TAAAACAAACGGATCGTGATCCGATGAATATTGAAATCCTCAATCTGCCATTATTATACGCAGATCGAAGAaggaaaactaaaatcaaaatataaaatttatacacaaaaaagaggaaaaagaaaaaaccattaacCCCACCACGTTCATCAAAAAACGTCCCCGTTGCAAATAATTGCACCCTCTTGCCTCCTCTGGGGAACGTCAAATCCCAGAACCGGACAAAACTTGATAGTCCTCGGAGATGCTTTGTAAATGAGGCCGCCATACTCTGACACGACTGGTCCGGCGATCACGACGAGAGGGTTTCTTTTCCGAGACTAAGTCGTTTAGGTGACGATCACAATCTTGTACATCCTTATTAATGTTgcaatattttttgcttttctttgatGAAGACTTGCTCTTGTGGCTACAATTATTACCACCTTTTTTCTTCTCGCCAGGCAATGAAGAAGATGGAATCAAGAAATATATGCTGCCTCTTTTGAGCTCGGATTCCGGGGAGAGAATCAAGATTTTTCGAACAACACTTTGAGAAGAAGGTTTGCTTAGAACATGATTTGGGTTTGCCTTAAGGACCTCAGCAGCTGTGATTGGACCTGTAATTTCTTCTACGTGGCCATTCAAATGAACTACACGGATCAAGTCTAGGGCTCCACAAGGAAGAACACAAGCCAAACAACACCTTAAGCTATTGCCCATTTCTATAGAAATGAACTCTCTTTTGTGGCGTGTGGAGTTTGGAACTCTTTTTTGTgcctattcttcttcttctttctttgtcaAGAATGTGATCAAGGGAGGACAAGGTTTTATAGGAACAACCGTACGTACtactcataaaaaacaaagtagaatgtgcattattttattttggattgacAATGAAGAAAGTGACCTAAAATGAGTGATCttttagttaatatatattGCTAATTAAGTAGTTGAGAGTTCCAATGATCATAGCCCTTTCTTCTATATGGGTTTAGTTAAGTTTTCATTAATtacttgttttaattatatctttaaaCTCACTTTCACGTAAGAACATTGCATCATTTCTCTTGTTTTTACGAGATTGATTCAAGTGAtaaggaaaataattattcaatttgaATGTCATTCAAAGTTATAATCTCGTAGAGTGATCTTTTTGTCCTTTAAATTCCAAACGAAAATGAGTCCataagttaaattattattaaataataatataaattatattttaaaatcttacctaattttttttatgttattataccTAATTTAatacacatcaaaatcaaaatttttattttctatattcctgacttttttttcttttttttttatttccctgCTCTCATAGATCCAAACTAATTGGGTCATCGATAAAAGGGAGTAAATTATTAAATGCTGGTTGACACCCTTACCATGCATGAAACTGTGGTTATTCCTCGATTTATATAGTTAAATCCGACACAGAGAACACTATAAATTGTGATAACTTGggctgaattttttttgtttaaaatatattttttaagtaagtTAATGGCAATTAGGATTCAcccttttttattatcattaacgtggatgtccagGTCAGTTTGTgcatatctcgactaatctactggctctaaaattaacaaccatgtaaacctccagttaCTTTAAGGGAACTCAAACTCATGACCATTAGAGAGCAAGCCCAAAACCTGATCAGTTGAACTACCCCTCAGGATTTTATATGTATAGTTGTATTcagtaaaaattatattttaattaactttaaatttttcaataatattttgacctttctctaggttttttttcactaaagaatgattttattgttaattttcgaGATAAATGGATTCATAagtatcatatattttttttaatagttgttttcttatataataGACATATGGTAAAATATGGATACAAATTAGGTTTCTTATTCAATTAAGTTTGGGTTAAgcttatataaattaaaataatatttaaaaaaaacaagatagatTTTGCTGGATTAAAACAGCTGGTGTTTCAAATGAGTGATTTAGAACATGTTTGGGaatgcggtgcaaaccgcgtttccaaaaagtttttaattttttttactaaaatttaatatgatttgtatattttgatatactggtgttaaaaataatttttaaaaaataaaaaaacattattaacatgtattttaacacaaaaaattatttaaaaaacaaccgttacaCTGTCAGGCATCCTCTTAAAAGGAGCACAATAGATTGGAAAGGAGGGCATTTTTGGCAAAGGCATATATATAGCCTTTTATCGTTCATTGATTTAACAACTATAGGTCAAGTACAAATACAGTATTTATGAAATAATTGGTCCCGCAGCATGAGCCAATAACGAGCTAATTATCACGAATATAGGAAGGAATGAAACTTAGGCACATCaatggaaattaaaataatggcTTAACActgaaaatcaattattattaggTACGGAATGACAATGCAAGAGTACATGTTACATTCTTGGGAGTGTGTTTTCTAAGCTAACCttttgtgaaataaaataagataaaactaTATGTTTTCATCCCCGTAGATTTAACAATAATCCATGTTGTTCTTTGTAGTTTAAGATTTCTTAATTACCAATCGTaacgtttcaaaaatatttaaatatttgacCCTCTTTGTTAATTTGCTAACATGGCCCGGccttttcaatcatttttttaatatatttttaagtattttattggATACATCTACATACATggggatttaaatgaaacttaaaaataaaaaataatatgaaaatgtgAGAAAAATGGATAAGTACATAGTTTTGTTAAGTTGTGTTTGGTTGGTGTTCtaagatagaaaaatataaacgtGTTTAGTTGGAGAGGTATagacagaaacataaaacaaatcgatttctataatatttttagagtgaatttttatcattttaaaacaataagtattattgttactcatttttggacccttatataaacaaaataaaaaaaaaggaaaaagggaaaatacaagaaaataaaaaatgttggaagaatatatatatatatatatatatatatatatagtgagaAGAGTATACCAAAACGTCCTGGAAATTGCCAAAGACTGGTTGAGAAAGATCAAATATATAAGATTGGAAAATTTAACAGTGTATTTTTAACTAATGAAGGTTCTACTggtaaagaaaattcaatttgatgaggaaaattcaaaattaaatgttgaaggacttAAGTGGAagttttcaaggtttaattgaatatattaatagcttaattgtaaaaaaaattgatttttgaagtcaatttaggctttaattagaagaaattgaagtctgaggattgaattataatttttaagagttaatttgatcaatcaaaggcttaattgcataaatattgcaGTTTTATGGGCAATTAggaacttaattgaagaaattcaaaatcaaagatcaaattgaaaaaggcAGGTGAATATAGGagttgaaattgaccaaatcatgggtcaaattgaaaaaaattaaaagtttattgatcaattaagggtctaaatgcacaaattcagaaccaaggactaaaatgaaaataaggTCAACTTAAGGGTTAACAGTTGAGTTTGACAAGGGTGACATTgcgtaaaattaaaagatttgaggCAATTATAagtgcaattaaaagcaattgaaaGAACAAGGATTCAATTGACATTTGCTAATCTCAAATTAAGAACCTTAAACGACGTGTCGTTCGAACTTAATGAAGAGAAGGTGAGTGACACGTTGTTCCTCAGTTGGGCATCTCTATTTTGACAGTTTTGGTTGATCAAGTTAACAACTTCAAACAAATGGATGTGGAGTTACAGACCGTCAAATTGAGCAAGGTTGGATCCAAATAAAAGGTATGCATCTTTTCTACCAATTTCAAGTGGTCTCAAAGGACGATGATGTTAGAATTTCTCTGACGTGGCCTCGAAAGTGGACAACTCAGTCAGCTCTGACAGTGAAACCACTATGCAAAAATTGGCGTACTTTTTGAGTGTTCACACTCAAAGGCTTCTTAATGGATTataggggtgctaatatctttccTTTACACAACTAATTTTTTGCCTAGAATCTCTGAAAAAAACTAGTTAGGGTTCATAgtaactataatactaggtggcgactccccaATCAACCTAAAAACCTCCAAGAACTTCTTGAGAAGAGTCACCCCAACGTCCCAACGTCGCGCTCTCGCAATGAGGATACAACAAGTATAAAAGACATatcttatttgtatttattgtttcaattttttatatctcaagacaataattaaagaatatctttgatattaatttg
Coding sequences within:
- the LOC7458842 gene encoding uncharacterized protein LOC7458842, encoding MGNSLRCCLACVLPCGALDLIRVVHLNGHVEEITGPITAAEVLKANPNHVLSKPSSQSVVRKILILSPESELKRGSIYFLIPSSSLPGEKKKGGNNCSHKSKSSSKKSKKYCNINKDVQDCDRHLNDLVSEKKPSRRDRRTSRVRVWRPHLQSISEDYQVLSGSGI